The following is a genomic window from Phycisphaeraceae bacterium.
GCGCCATTGATCGTCGCCTATGAAGTCGGCACGCGGCTCTACGCCCAGGGGCCCGGCGGGGAAACCTATTTCATCTACGCCCGAACGCTGCTGATGAACTTCTTCGGTCTGCTGAGTGTCACCGGCAAATACCTGCCCGGTCTGATCGTCGCCGCGGTTCTGCTTTCCTGGCATGTGGTGCGGAAAGACGCATGGGAGTTCGTGCCGCGAATTTACGGCCTGATGTATGTCGAGTCGGCTCTCTATGCCCTGCCCCTCTTTGTCATGATGCTCGTTCTGGCACCGCCTGAGTCACACCCGCAGATGGCGGCGGCAGCCACGACCGCCGAACCGGTGAGCTGGCAGGCGGGGATGGTCTTCGGCATCGGCGCGGGAATCTACGAGGAGCTGCTCTTTCGTCTCGTCGCCATCGCTGCGATTCATGCGCTGCTGGTCGATTTCCTGAGACTGCCCCACAAAGTCGGCGCAACCGCGGCGATCATCCTTTCTGCGGTCGCGTTCGCCCTCTACCACTTCCCCACCTGGAGCGACTGGAAACTCGACCCCTTCATCCAACTGACGCTCGCGGGACTTTATCTGGCGGGGGTCTATCTTATCCGGGGCTTCGGTATCGCGGCAGGGACACACGCGCTCTACGACGTGCTCGTTGTGCTCTGGTCGCTGCGGGCGCGCTGAATCGCTCAGGGCCTCTCATGCCGGAGCATTCACGCAGCACCACTCAAACAGGCTGATCCATTCACGGCGTTGCAATTCCACTAACTCCGCGCGGTCGCCTTGT
Proteins encoded in this region:
- a CDS encoding CPBP family intramembrane metalloprotease translates to MSRRRRPKPRSKIPPHFLTYWQRSQQPLQALIFLAPLIVAYEVGTRLYAQGPGGETYFIYARTLLMNFFGLLSVTGKYLPGLIVAAVLLSWHVVRKDAWEFVPRIYGLMYVESALYALPLFVMMLVLAPPESHPQMAAAATTAEPVSWQAGMVFGIGAGIYEELLFRLVAIAAIHALLVDFLRLPHKVGATAAIILSAVAFALYHFPTWSDWKLDPFIQLTLAGLYLAGVYLIRGFGIAAGTHALYDVLVVLWSLRAR